The genomic region AAAAAACTCATTTGTCTTTTTTGCATAGTTACATTCTGATAAGCCGAAAAAGCTTTTTTGTAAGCATCTAACAAACTGTTGTCTTCAATCACAACCGTAAAATAACACTCTGGATAACGTCTAAAGAGCGTATGCAGATACAGGTCATCGCCCGCGTTTAAAATGGTGTAAGCTCTAACTAGAACATTCATCGTTTCAAAGCCCTCTTAATTCCGCCTAGATATTGCTCTTTTTCATATTTATCAAGTCCGACAATCCCGAAGACATAAAGATAGGTAAGTGCAAAAATCGCAATTTTTATTCCAAGACCGACCCATCCGCCTACTGGCAGCATGTTTATCACAATGCCTATCAGCACTGTTATAACTGAAGCCATAAGCATGCCTTTTGATATCGACGTAAAAAATCTCTTTAAATCGATATTGAGGGCTTTTTTATAGTACACATTCATTGCAACGATGTTTCCGAGAATGAAGGATATCACCGTACCGACCGCGGCACCAATCATTCCGAACATTCCTACAAAAATATAAGTCAGTATCACGTTAATTACAGCCATAGCAAGCAGAACGTACGAGCGGAATGCATGCTTTCTTTTTGCCTGTTGGACTGAGATGCCGACAGATTGAAAAAGCGGTATTGTCAGCGCAAGCATCAGCATTAGTGCGATAGGATAACCCTGTGCGAAGTTATCACCCATCCATAAAAGTAAAAACTGTTTTCCAAACGCCATGAATCCTAGAAGAATGATACCGAGAACAAACCACTGTGCCCTGCCCGTTTTTATCATAAGATCAGTGAACCTGTCGTCGTCATCACCGCGCGCCGCCATTTTTGACGCTGCCGGCAGGAAAACTCCCGAGATAGCCCCCGCAAACGACATGTAATAGTAAGGGAATTGAAGCGCAATTGAATAAACGGCAACATCAGAGGCGCCAAGGCGCTGACCAATAATAAACTGATCGACTTTCCAGTTGACCTGATCGACTATCATCGCTAAGAAAACGAAAAACGAGTAGGAAAACACTTCTTTAAAAAATGCGGTATCAAAACTGTTAAGTCTTACCCTCACCTTTAAAACTATAAACACATAGACTATCTGAATAACAAAGAAAATAACCGTAAAAGACGTGTCCATAAGCGCGATAGCCATGCTCTGAAATCCCGACAGCAGCAATACTGTAAGCAAAGCTGTCCTCAAGATCAACCTTACAATAGTCAGCGAGCGCTGAAACATGAAACGCTCATAGGCATTGATAACTGCCGGAAACACGTTCAATATGATCTGCATCGTCATATTGAAAAGCATTATTACAAAAAGCCGCCTTGCAAGAGTGATCTCACCAGTGCTAAGCGACCTTGCGAATATATTCTGAAGATTAAAATAAAGCGCCGCCCCCGCCGCCAGAACAATCAGTGTAATAACGCCGTAAATTATGAAAACCATCGAAAGAAAATTTTCTTCAGAGCGTTTGTCCCGTTTTTCGCGATACTTTGCGATATAGCGCACCACCGAATTTGTAAGTCCGAAATCCATAACAGCCATATAGCCGACGGTAGACCACACAAGCTGATAAAGACCGTACTGAGCCTGTCCAAGAGACGATACAGTCAAAGGAGACAAAAACAGGCTTACGACAATATTCAAAAAAACATTCAAATAAGTCAGCACACTGCCGATTTTAAGCTGATTTTTCATACCCGCTCCAGAAAGTGTGTCATATTGTAAATCCTTTTACCTGCTTTAAAGCCAAATGTTCCGTAAATCAGGCATGCAATTTTTCTTTTTATACCGTTCACATGCCTCAAAACGTCCTTATTCTGTTCCAAGGTCGCAATAGCGGCTTCCAATCCGTCAATGCCTTTTAATGCGAACACATCGGAGATTTCGCCATAGCAGGTACGTGCAATTACATTCAAAACTATTTTAATATCTTTATATTCATAGTTCTGTTGCAAGTAAAACGACCACTTAGCCAACGTCGAAATCGTATCTATAAAAAACTGAGACGTCTTGTTGGTGCTTAAAGAACCTTTTCTTTTTTTGCGGTAACAAAAAATCGGCTCTTTAACAGCAAAAAAGCTTTGCGCTTTTTGATAAGCTTTCATATGAAAATCAAAATCTTCGCATGAATTGATGTCTGTTTCGAAAAATATCGAATTTGTCTGTAAAAAACGTCTGTTATACACCGCTCTGGATATATTCCATACACTGCCGTTTTTATATAAATTAGAAAGCACCTTGGCGCAGTCGCCTGCTTCCATTATCTTCGTGTCAAAATCAAATTTAAAAGGCTTATATATTACTGCTGTACCGTTATCGAAAGCCAAAAGATCACACATTGTAATATCAGCATGACGTTCCGCCACTGCGGGAATTATTTTCTGCAGTGCTCCCGAATATATGATATCGTCGCCGTCAAGGAAAATAATAAAGTCTCCAACAGCCAGATTTAGTCCCGCATTCCGTGCGCTGCCTACACCGCCATTTTCCTTGTGAAAAACTTTGACCCTGTCATCAATCACGGCAAAGCTGTCGCATATACTTCCGCTGCGGTCATTTGAGCCGTCGTCGATAAGGATTACCTCCAGATTGCGAAAGCTCTCACTAAGTAGACTTCGAACACATGCTCCAATATATTCCTCGATATTGTAAACGGGGACGATTATGCTGACAGTCGGCATATTAAGACTCCATTAACAGCGCAAACTTCATAAGCCTCCTTTAAGGCTGGTTTTTTTAAGCTTATGTCTAGTATCGCAGTTGCTGCTTTATAAGACGGGCAGCCCGCCGATTTTTATTTGCGTAAAGTGACAAGCACAAGTTCCGGCCCATTGAAGATACGGACTCTTGATTTATCATAATCAAGTCCCCGGCTCACGACCATTTTTGTGCTGCCTTTAGTATAAAGACCCTTTGTGTATTCAGGAAAAAATCTGGTTCCAGATTCGCTTACGAGTCCGCCTACAAAAGGTAGGCGGATGATGCCCCCGTGCATATGACCTGAAAATACAGCGTCATAACCGTAACTCGTGATCTCTGGGAAAAGGCTCGCCCTATGCATAAGCAGAATATTGAAACGGTTGGTGTTAAGATTCTTCGAAAGCGCATCCATATTGTTTTTAAGCCAATTTGGATCGTTTTCGATCTCCTGATCGCTTAAATATGTATCTCTCAAACCATACACAAGAATGCTGCTGTTTCCCTTAGTCAGCTCGGCCGATTCTCCTAAGAGATATTTGACATTATACTTCCTGAATTTATCAAGAAGGCTTTGCACCTTCGTTGCATATTCCTCATGGTTGCCCGTTATGCCGTAAATCGGAGCAGTGTTCTGTATAAGTCCGAGAAGCTTTTCAGTATTTGCCGTACCTTTGTCGCCATTGTTGCACATATCGCCCAGTAAAAATATCACGTCTGGGTGAGACTTTTTTATTTTATCTGCAACCTTTTCATAGTAATAGGCGTCGTGGTAATCAGATAACAGCATTATCTTATAGCCTTCAAACGAAGGCGGCAGCTTTTGAGAATAGATCTCATAATTTGTGACGTCGATTGTCTTGTCGTCGAAACGGATGTAAAAAACCAAAGAAGTAATTATCACCGCAGTCATCAGGATATAAAGCAAAATAAATTTTAATATGGATTTAACCGCTTTTAACATATTGTTCCCCCTGTTATACCGTCACAGCCGCCTTGTTATTATTCTTCGCCTCCAGCTGTAAATTGCTCATAGGTCTGCCAAAATAATAGCCCTGCAGATAATCAACGCCAAGTTCAGTCAGTTTATCTGCCTGTGTCTTTTCTTCAACACCCTCGGCACATACCTTGAAGCCCATGAGATTCGCCATATTTACTATATTTGAAATAAAATTAAGACTGCCATAGTTTTTCATCATATTGCTGACGCTTTCCCTTGATATCTTAACAAGATCGACAGGCAGTTTGCTAAGTGAATCCACCGAAGACGCAACTTCGCCGAAATTATCAATAGAAACCCTGACTCCTACAGTTTTTAGTGCAGTGAATTTTTTAGCAACCTCTTCAACATTGTCAATTTCACCGCAGTTCGATATTTCGAGAATAATATTTTTCGCATCGACATGGGTCTCGTTCAGTGCCTTAAAAATGCCATCCATAAACATAGGTCCGCTTATCTGGCTCAAACTGAAATTGATGCTAACCCAGAAATCCGGCATTCCATTTTCATTCCACTGTTTGCACTGTACGCATGCCTTACGTAAGATCCATTCTCCCAGTGAAGCCATAATATCATATTTTTCGGCAATAGGAAGAAATTCGCTTGGCATGACCATGCCAAGTTCGGCATCTTTCCATCGTGCAAGCCCTTCGGCACCCACATAAACGCCGCCGCTATCTGTTATCGGTTGATAATGTAGCTCAAAGTCTGAAAAATGATTGACCGCCTGATCGAACAGTTTTCTTGCAATCGGTGAAAGTTTAGATGTGTCGACCGGAACGATTCCCTCATCAAGCAAAGTGATGTTTTCGACTCTCTTTTGCATTTCAGCCTGTTCTTTCAATTTCTTAAAGAGTTCTATGCCAACGGCAAGTATTATGCCAAAACAGAATCCGGCGGCAAGTGCAAACGCTGTTACAGTGCTCCGTGACAAAGCCGCTTTTGTTTCAACAGGCGACAGGTATGATATATACTGCGTTCCCTTATAAGTATTGTAGTCGCTAAGCGTAGCATTTGCTAGCTCAATATAATTCTTAGCCTGTTTATCTATCTTTGTTATAAGCTTACTAACTTCGTCAGTATATGTTTTCTTGACTTCATCAGATATCTGATCAGCGGAATATGCGTCTATTAGGCTCTTGTAGTAAGCTATATCCTCCTTATTGGTTGACGACGCAACACCATCGTCGACATACTGAAGCATGATCTCATCATATGTTGTCATAGTGTTGTTTAAATTTTCATCTTTAACTATCTGATTACCAGTTACCGCATTGTTCTGCGATGACGTATTGTTGTTAGTTGTATTACCGTTTTGTTGTGAAGCGGCGCCGTTTTGCTGTGAAGCGGCGCTGTTTTGTTGTGAAGCGGCGCTGTTTTGCTGTGAACCAACTTTATTGTTTTGGCTTGCGCTTGATCCATTATTATTATACTGTTTATAAAAGTCTTGCAGGATTTTGTAAGCAGTGTTTGCCTCTTCCTGCTTTTTGTTGCTGTTAAGTTCCAGATCTTCTATCCTGTATTTATATTTCTTAATAAGCAGTTCTTTGTCTTTAGACAAATGCCCCATGCGCACGTTTGCATACAACTTGTCATAATCCGTGGTGCGAAGATTTGAGAAATAATAATTCAAGTCAGAAAATGTAAGCCCAGTCTTCGGAGAGCGGAACGTTGAATTTTCTTTATTGAGATCATTAAGCGTTTTCTGTATTTCGTCAAATTGCCCTTCGAAAAATTCACAAATCTCCATGTAATCG from Bacillota bacterium harbors:
- a CDS encoding oligosaccharide flippase family protein, with product MKNQLKIGSVLTYLNVFLNIVVSLFLSPLTVSSLGQAQYGLYQLVWSTVGYMAVMDFGLTNSVVRYIAKYREKRDKRSEENFLSMVFIIYGVITLIVLAAGAALYFNLQNIFARSLSTGEITLARRLFVIMLFNMTMQIILNVFPAVINAYERFMFQRSLTIVRLILRTALLTVLLLSGFQSMAIALMDTSFTVIFFVIQIVYVFIVLKVRVRLNSFDTAFFKEVFSYSFFVFLAMIVDQVNWKVDQFIIGQRLGASDVAVYSIALQFPYYYMSFAGAISGVFLPAASKMAARGDDDDRFTDLMIKTGRAQWFVLGIILLGFMAFGKQFLLLWMGDNFAQGYPIALMLMLALTIPLFQSVGISVQQAKRKHAFRSYVLLAMAVINVILTYIFVGMFGMIGAAVGTVISFILGNIVAMNVYYKKALNIDLKRFFTSISKGMLMASVITVLIGIVINMLPVGGWVGLGIKIAIFALTYLYVFGIVGLDKYEKEQYLGGIKRALKR
- a CDS encoding EAL domain-containing protein; the encoded protein is MTSISIIELLDYIRKHVKLIIVSLLVCAVASQFVMFRQQRYTATVSIKYTFDDADKGKNPKGGKLDAYEIMSPIVIEKAISALSLNTSVERIRNSITVTPFIDDTTQEKQKALTEKGEDFTYYPTEYAISFSHSGRLGAQYGKIFLNKLLESYDDYFRQTYTGQRKIQDAFTSTNYGNYDYMEICEFFEGQFDEIQKTLNDLNKENSTFRSPKTGLTFSDLNYYFSNLRTTDYDKLYANVRMGHLSKDKELLIKKYKYRIEDLELNSNKKQEEANTAYKILQDFYKQYNNNGSSASQNNKVGSQQNSAASQQNSAASQQNGAASQQNGNTTNNNTSSQNNAVTGNQIVKDENLNNTMTTYDEIMLQYVDDGVASSTNKEDIAYYKSLIDAYSADQISDEVKKTYTDEVSKLITKIDKQAKNYIELANATLSDYNTYKGTQYISYLSPVETKAALSRSTVTAFALAAGFCFGIILAVGIELFKKLKEQAEMQKRVENITLLDEGIVPVDTSKLSPIARKLFDQAVNHFSDFELHYQPITDSGGVYVGAEGLARWKDAELGMVMPSEFLPIAEKYDIMASLGEWILRKACVQCKQWNENGMPDFWVSINFSLSQISGPMFMDGIFKALNETHVDAKNIILEISNCGEIDNVEEVAKKFTALKTVGVRVSIDNFGEVASSVDSLSKLPVDLVKISRESVSNMMKNYGSLNFISNIVNMANLMGFKVCAEGVEEKTQADKLTELGVDYLQGYYFGRPMSNLQLEAKNNNKAAVTV
- a CDS encoding metallophosphoesterase gives rise to the protein MLKAVKSILKFILLYILMTAVIITSLVFYIRFDDKTIDVTNYEIYSQKLPPSFEGYKIMLLSDYHDAYYYEKVADKIKKSHPDVIFLLGDMCNNGDKGTANTEKLLGLIQNTAPIYGITGNHEEYATKVQSLLDKFRKYNVKYLLGESAELTKGNSSILVYGLRDTYLSDQEIENDPNWLKNNMDALSKNLNTNRFNILLMHRASLFPEITSYGYDAVFSGHMHGGIIRLPFVGGLVSESGTRFFPEYTKGLYTKGSTKMVVSRGLDYDKSRVRIFNGPELVLVTLRK
- a CDS encoding glycosyltransferase family 2 protein, whose product is MPTVSIIVPVYNIEEYIGACVRSLLSESFRNLEVILIDDGSNDRSGSICDSFAVIDDRVKVFHKENGGVGSARNAGLNLAVGDFIIFLDGDDIIYSGALQKIIPAVAERHADITMCDLLAFDNGTAVIYKPFKFDFDTKIMEAGDCAKVLSNLYKNGSVWNISRAVYNRRFLQTNSIFFETDINSCEDFDFHMKAYQKAQSFFAVKEPIFCYRKKRKGSLSTNKTSQFFIDTISTLAKWSFYLQQNYEYKDIKIVLNVIARTCYGEISDVFALKGIDGLEAAIATLEQNKDVLRHVNGIKRKIACLIYGTFGFKAGKRIYNMTHFLERV